The following coding sequences are from one Lycium ferocissimum isolate CSIRO_LF1 chromosome 3, AGI_CSIRO_Lferr_CH_V1, whole genome shotgun sequence window:
- the LOC132049914 gene encoding uncharacterized protein LOC132049914 encodes MRSGSRSRSRSRSRSPMNMRSGSRSRSRSPMDRKIRTQRFSYRDAPYRREPRRGYSQSSLSQSGLCKNCKRPGHFARECPNVAICHNCGLPGHIASECSTKSLCWNCREPGHMAGNCPNEGICHTCGKAGHRARDCTAPPLPPGDLKLCNNCFKQGHIAMDCTNDKACKNCRKTGHLARDCPNDPVCNLCNISGHLARDCPKAGALEERGGGARHFGGGGGGGYRDIVCRNCQQVGHMSRDCMALMICHNCGGRGHLAYECPSGRFMDSGRFMDRGGYMDRFPRRY; translated from the exons ATGAGATCTGGCAGCAGAAGCCGAAGCAGAAGCAGAAGCAGGAGCCCAATGAATATGAGATCTGGCAGCAGGAGCAGGAGCAGGAGCCCAATGGATCGCAAAATCCGTACACAACGGTTCTCCTACCGTGATGCACCATATAGACGGGAGCCACGTCGGGGTTACAG TCAGAGCAGTCTCAGTCAGAGCGGTCTCTGCAAGAACTGCAAACGTCCTGGCCATTTTGCTCGGGAATGCCCCAATGTTGCCATATGCCATAATTGTGGTCTCCCGGG GCATATTGCCTCAGAGTGCAGCACAAAATCTCTTTGTTGGAATTGCCGAGAACCAGGGCATATGGCTGGAAACTGTCCAAATGAAGGTATCTGCCACACGTGTGGAAAGGCAGGACATCGTGCTAGAGACTGCACGGCTCCTCCCCTTCCTCCCGGTGACCTGAAGCTGTGCAATAACTGCttcaagcaaggccatattgcAATGGACTGCACCAATGACAAGGCGTGCAAAAATTGTAGGAAGACTGGTCACCTGGCACGTGATTGTCCAAATGATCCTGTGTGCAATTTATGTAATATATCCGGTCATCTGGCTAGAGATTGCCCCAAGGCTGGTGCTCTTGAAGAAAGGGGTGGTGGAGCTCGTCATTTTGGTGGAGGTGGAGGTGGAGGATATCGCGACATTGTATGTCGAAACTGCCAGCAAGTAGGCCATATGAGTCGAGATTGCATGGCATTGATGATCTGTCACAACTGTGGGGGAAGAGGACATCTAGCATATGAGTGTCCCTCTGGAAGGTTTATGGACTCTGGAAGATTTATGGACCGTGGAGGGTATATGGACCGTTTTCCCAGGAGGTACTGA
- the LOC132048729 gene encoding protein SMALL AUXIN UP-REGULATED RNA 9-like, whose translation MAFNKLSQAAVLKQILKKCSSLWKKHGYNDEDQSFIPLDAPKGHFVVYFREVMMLRTTGYDEFREEALVQIEDLRKANETLNLEVVVLREVEVLIVTLASYRMISLKRHQGP comes from the exons ATGGCCTTCAATAAGTTGTCACAAGCTGCAGTTCTGAAGCAAATTCTGAAAAAGTGTTCaagtttgtggaagaaacatGGTTACAACGATGAAGATCAAAGTTTTATTCCCCTTGATGCCCCCAAAGGACATTTTGTAGTATAC TTTCGTGAGGTGATGATGTTAAGAACAACAGGATATGATGAATTTCGTGAAGAAGCCTTGGTTCAGATCGAGGATTTGAGGAAGGCAAATGAAACTCTAAACTTGGAAGTGGTGGTTCTGCGCGAGGTGGAAGTGTTGATTGTAACATTGGCTAGTTACCGCATGATCTCCCTAAAACGCCACCAAGGGCCATGA
- the LOC132049917 gene encoding protein FMP32, mitochondrial-like, producing the protein MAVVKRVAQLGANCGIRFSKSQGINSAYKVSGAANLLIYRSQSNGGSVNFYSSVSSYKSCVNKFDYRQISQLAKPNAQRAFLVDTLALVRRLEAKGVPSEQAEAITSVITEVLNDSLENVAHSFVSRSEMQKSEMLQEGNLSKFKSEVQSSQEHHFSLQQRETEKLRNDIEKMRSELRYEVDKLTAGQRLDLNLERGRIRDEFNNQNAETTNLTNKLDREIHALRAQIEASKYEVIKYCIGTLVSISAVGLAVLRLYT; encoded by the exons ATGGCTGTTGTGAAACGTGTGGCTCAATTAGGTGCTAATTGTGGGATTAGATTTTCTAAATCTCAAGGGATTAATAGTGCATATAAAGTTTCTGGTGCAGCTAATTTGTTGATTTATAGGTCACAATCCAACGGTGGTTCAGTTAATTTTTACAGTTCAGTTTCGTCATATAAATCGTGTGTTAATAAGTTTGATTATAGGCAAATCTCGCAGCTTGCTAAACCTAATGCCCAACGTGCATTTCTCGTTGATACATTAGCTCTG GTTAGGAGATTAGAAGCTAAAGGTGTACCATCAGAACAAGCAGAAGCAATAACATCTGTTATCACTGAAGTTCTAAATGACAGCTTGGAAAATGTAGCTCATTCTTTTGTTTCACGATCTGAGATGCAGAAA TCTGAGATGCTTCAAGAAGGCAACCTTTCCAAGTTTAAGTCTGAAGTACAAAGCTCTCAG GAACATCATTTTTCTCTGCAGCAACGTGAAACTGAAAAGCTTCGGAATGACATTGAAAAAATGCGTAGTGAACTAAG ATATGAGGTTGACAAGCTTACTGCCGGCCAACGTTTGGATTTAAATCTTGAAAGAGG ACGCATTCGTGATGAGTTTAACAATCAAAATGCAGAAACTACAAATCTTACAAATAAGCTTGACCGA GAAATTCATGCATTGAGGGCGCAAATTGAAGCTTCAAAATATGAAGTGATTAAATACTGTATAGGTACACTTGTCTCTATCTCGGCTGTTGGTCTTGCAGTGCTACGGTTATATACCTAA
- the LOC132049918 gene encoding squalene synthase-like, giving the protein MGTLGAILRHPEDIYPLMKLKVAARYAEKQIPSQPHWAFCYIMLHKVSRSFSLVIQQLPVELRDAVCIFYLVLRALDTVEDDTSVATDVKVPILMSFHRHVYDREWHFSCGTKDYKVLMDQFHHVSTAFLELGKYYKEAIEDITMRMGAGMAKFIYKEVETIDDYDEYCHYVAGLVGLGLSRLFFVSGKEDSASDSLCNSMGLFLQKTNIIRDYLEDINEVPKCRMFWPRQIWNKYVNKLEDLKYEENSVKAVQCLNEMVTNALAHVEDCLTYMSTLRDPALFRFCAIPQVMAIGTLAKCYNNIEVFRGVVKMRRGLTAKVIDRTRTMADVYGAFFDFSCILKSKVEYKDPNAAKTLQRLEVILRTCKDSGTLNKRKSYVIQSRPNYNSTVVVVLVVIVAILLAYLSGNRP; this is encoded by the exons atggggACTTTAGGTGCAATTCTAAGGCATCCAGAGGATATATATCCATTGATGAAGCTGAAGGTAGCGGCACGATATGCCGAAAAACAGATCCCTTCACAGCCACATTGGGCTTTTTGTTACATCATGCTTCACAAGGTCTCTCGTAGTTTTTCTCTTGTCATTCAACAGCTTCCTGTTGAGCTTCGCGACGCC GTATGCATTTTTTATTTGGTTCTTCGAGCACTAGACACCGTTG AGGACGATACGAGTGTAGCCACAGACGTAAAAGTACCTATTTTGATGTCCTTCCATCGCCATGTTTATGATCGTGAATGGCATTTTTCAT GCGGTACAAAGGACTACAAGGTTCTTATGGATCAGTTCCATCATGTTTCAACTGCTTTTTTGGAGCTAGGGAAATA TTACAAGGAGGCAATTGAGGACATTACCATGAGGATGGGTGCAGGAATGGCAAAGTTTATATACAAGGAG GTGGAAACAATTGATGATTATGATGAATATTGTCACTATGTAGCTGGGCTGGTTGGATTAGGCTTATCAAGACTTTTCTTCGTCTCTGGGAAAGAAGATTCGGCTTCAGATTCTCTCTGCAACTCCATGGGTTTATTTCTTCAG AAAACAAATATCATTAGAGATTATCTGGAAGACATAAATGAAGTACCTAAGTGTCGCATGTTTTGGCCTCGTCAGATTTGGAATAAATACGTTAACAAGCTCGAG GACTTGAAGTATGAGGAAAATTCTGTCAAGGCAGTGCAATGTCTGAATGAAATGGTCACTAATGCTTTGGCACATGTAGAAGATTGTTTGACTTACATGTCCACACTGCGGGATCCTGCTCTCTTTCGATTTTGTGCTATTCCACAg GTCATGGCAATTGGGACACTGGCAAAGTGCTACAACAACATTGAAGTCTTCAGAGGAGTTGTAAAAATGAGACGTG GTCTCACTGCTAAAGTTATTGACCGGACCAGGACCATGGCAGATGTGTATGGTGCTTTCTTCGACTTCTCTTGTATTCTGAAATCCAAG GTGGAGTATAAAGATCCAAATGCGGCGAAAACTTTACAGAGGCTTGAAGTAATCTTGAGAACTTGCAAAGACTCGGGAACCTTGAACAAAAG GAAATCTTACGTAATCCAGAGCAGACCTAATTACAATTCAACTGTG GTTGTTGTCCTTGTTGTCATAGTGGCTATCCTTCTTGCATACCTATCTGGAAACCGGCCTTAG